A portion of the Streptomyces coeruleoprunus genome contains these proteins:
- a CDS encoding fatty acyl-AMP ligase, producing MTIPHQPPPPGLAEAVRAAARSHPDRTALTFLDYTTDRAGTATPLTYGRLDAQARAVAGALSRSVVPGDRAAILCPHGPDYVAALLGCLYTGVLAVPLYAPEAFRTDERLLEVMADCTPAALLTTTAYERSVRQLPVAAVPAAEPPAGHPAAGGPAAGRLLEGEPAPGGPPAVLCVDAVDPALARGVALPVAERPDDVAYLQYTSGSTRSPAGVEVTHRNLAVGVAQLRAGLGIDEDSRIAGWLPFFHDMGLLMMLAVPLVTGTPAVLMAPFSFVQQPVRWLRAVSEHRATHTVSPNFGLDLCVERITQRAREGLDLSSLRAMVNGSEPVRAATLDRFTEHFTPYGFRHEAHSPGYGLAEATLAVTIGRPAAPRVLTLDRAELAAGRVRVLEEADRPEGPADGYRVVACGSPADQEVLVVDPDTLRPVADGRTGEVWVRGANVCAGYWQRPARTEEVFRAQPVDGGPGWLRTGDLGFLADGELYLTGRLKDLIVVDGRNHYASDLELTAQEAEPSVRRGHVAAFPVGLLGDSGERAVVVAELERRRDPAELDAVRTAIRTALLARHSLDVQDVVLIRRGTMPKTTSGKIRRSACRDAYLAGTLVTAAHDRAGHVVGAR from the coding sequence ATGACCATCCCGCACCAGCCGCCGCCGCCCGGCCTCGCGGAGGCCGTCCGCGCCGCCGCGCGCAGCCACCCGGACCGTACGGCGCTGACGTTCCTCGACTACACGACCGACCGCGCCGGCACCGCCACGCCCCTCACGTACGGCCGGCTCGACGCGCAGGCCCGCGCCGTCGCGGGCGCGCTGAGCCGGAGCGTCGTCCCGGGCGACCGGGCCGCCATCCTCTGCCCGCACGGCCCGGACTACGTGGCCGCGCTGCTCGGCTGCCTCTACACCGGGGTGCTGGCGGTCCCGCTGTACGCCCCGGAGGCGTTCCGCACCGACGAGCGGCTCCTGGAGGTCATGGCCGACTGCACACCGGCCGCGCTGCTCACGACGACGGCGTACGAGAGGTCGGTCCGCCAACTCCCGGTGGCGGCCGTGCCCGCGGCCGAGCCCCCGGCCGGGCACCCGGCGGCGGGCGGGCCGGCGGCCGGGCGGCTCCTGGAGGGCGAGCCCGCGCCCGGCGGCCCCCCGGCGGTGCTGTGCGTCGACGCGGTGGACCCGGCGCTCGCGCGGGGCGTGGCCCTGCCCGTCGCGGAACGCCCCGACGACGTGGCGTACCTCCAGTACACGTCCGGCTCCACGCGCTCCCCGGCGGGCGTCGAGGTCACCCACCGCAACCTCGCCGTCGGCGTGGCCCAGTTGCGCGCCGGCCTCGGCATCGACGAGGACAGCCGGATCGCCGGGTGGCTGCCGTTCTTCCACGACATGGGCCTGCTGATGATGCTGGCCGTGCCGCTGGTCACCGGCACGCCCGCGGTGCTGATGGCGCCCTTCTCGTTCGTGCAGCAGCCGGTGCGCTGGCTGCGGGCGGTCTCCGAGCACCGGGCCACCCACACCGTGTCGCCCAACTTCGGGCTCGACCTGTGCGTGGAGCGGATCACGCAGCGGGCCCGCGAGGGCCTCGACCTGTCGTCGCTGCGGGCCATGGTGAACGGCTCCGAGCCCGTGCGGGCGGCGACCCTGGACCGCTTCACGGAGCACTTCACGCCGTACGGCTTCCGCCACGAGGCGCACTCCCCGGGCTACGGCCTCGCGGAGGCCACCCTGGCCGTCACCATCGGCAGGCCGGCGGCGCCGCGCGTCCTCACCCTGGACCGCGCCGAACTCGCGGCGGGCCGGGTACGGGTGCTGGAGGAGGCGGACCGTCCGGAAGGCCCCGCCGACGGCTACCGCGTCGTGGCCTGCGGCAGCCCGGCCGACCAGGAGGTCCTGGTCGTGGACCCGGACACGCTGCGCCCCGTCGCGGACGGCCGGACGGGCGAGGTGTGGGTGCGTGGCGCCAACGTCTGCGCCGGTTACTGGCAGCGGCCCGCCCGCACGGAGGAGGTGTTCCGTGCACAGCCTGTGGACGGCGGGCCGGGCTGGCTCCGGACCGGGGACCTCGGGTTCCTGGCGGACGGCGAGCTGTACCTGACCGGCCGGCTCAAGGACCTCATCGTCGTCGACGGGCGCAACCACTACGCCTCCGACCTGGAACTGACCGCGCAGGAGGCCGAACCGTCCGTGCGGCGCGGCCATGTGGCGGCCTTCCCCGTGGGCCTCCTCGGGGACAGCGGCGAACGGGCCGTCGTCGTGGCCGAGCTGGAACGGCGGCGCGACCCGGCGGAACTCGACGCCGTGCGCACGGCGATCCGCACGGCCCTGCTGGCCCGGCACTCGCTGGACGTGCAGGACGTCGTGCTCATCCGGCGCGGGACGATGCCCAAGACGACCAGCGGCAAGATCCGCCGCTCGGCGTGCCGGGACGCCTACCTCGCCGGGACCCTGGTCACCGCCGCCCACGACCGGGCCGGCCACGTGGTGGGGGCCCGGTGA
- a CDS encoding type I polyketide synthase: MNEELRRMLLERVAARAGIPEERVDPDLPFEAYGFTSRDAVALSGDLQDLLDRDLSPTVLWEHPTPRRLLAHLTAGGAPAPDAAPGAPDAGDVALVGLGCRLPGGVASADALWALLRDGGDVVTSVPDGRWDPYRQASPGHAAAVDRANRHGAYLADEVVDAFDADFFGISPAEAAEMDPQQRILLEVAWEALEHAGLPADRLAGTRTGVYVGACGDDHGRATLDDLPSITARTATGAAMSVIANRLSYALDLRGPSMTVDTACSSSLVALHLARRALLAGECDTALVGGVNLLLSPAVTLNFGESGVLSPGGRCKPFAAAADGYVRGEGCLVTVVRRLEDALRDGDRVLAVVRSTGTNQDGRSNGLMAPNPAAQEALVREVWAAAGLDPADAGYVEAHGTGTPLGDPIEASALGAALGRARPAGSRLPVGSVKSNLGHLEGAAGIAGLAKAALALHHGLIPATLHHAAPNPRIPLDDLGLTVVDRPTPWPRGDRPRAAGVSSFGFGGTNAHAVLLEAPPDRR, from the coding sequence GTGAACGAGGAACTGCGCCGGATGCTGCTCGAACGGGTCGCCGCACGGGCCGGCATCCCCGAGGAACGGGTCGACCCGGACCTGCCGTTCGAGGCGTACGGCTTCACGTCCCGCGACGCGGTCGCCCTCTCCGGCGACCTCCAGGACCTCCTCGACCGCGACCTGTCCCCGACGGTGCTGTGGGAACACCCGACGCCGCGGAGGCTGCTGGCGCACCTCACCGCCGGGGGCGCGCCCGCGCCGGACGCGGCGCCGGGTGCCCCGGACGCCGGGGACGTCGCGCTCGTCGGGCTCGGCTGCCGGCTGCCCGGCGGCGTCGCGTCGGCCGACGCCCTGTGGGCGTTGCTGCGGGACGGCGGGGACGTGGTCACGAGCGTGCCCGACGGCCGCTGGGACCCGTACCGGCAGGCGTCCCCCGGGCACGCCGCGGCCGTCGACCGGGCCAACCGGCACGGCGCGTACCTCGCCGATGAGGTCGTCGACGCCTTCGACGCGGACTTCTTCGGGATCTCCCCCGCCGAGGCCGCCGAGATGGACCCGCAGCAGCGCATCCTCCTGGAAGTCGCCTGGGAGGCCCTGGAACACGCCGGGCTCCCCGCCGACCGGCTCGCCGGCACCCGCACCGGGGTGTACGTGGGCGCGTGCGGCGACGACCACGGCCGGGCCACGCTCGACGACCTGCCGTCCATCACCGCCCGCACCGCGACCGGCGCCGCCATGTCCGTCATCGCCAACCGCCTGTCGTACGCGCTCGACCTGCGCGGCCCCAGCATGACCGTCGACACCGCCTGCTCGTCCTCGCTCGTGGCCCTGCACCTGGCCCGGCGCGCCCTGCTCGCCGGGGAGTGCGACACGGCCCTCGTCGGCGGCGTCAACCTGCTCCTCTCACCGGCCGTCACCCTCAACTTCGGTGAGAGCGGCGTCCTTTCGCCCGGCGGGCGCTGCAAGCCCTTCGCGGCGGCCGCCGACGGCTACGTGCGCGGCGAGGGCTGCCTCGTCACCGTCGTGCGCCGCCTGGAGGACGCGCTGCGCGACGGCGACCGCGTCCTCGCCGTCGTCCGGTCCACCGGCACCAACCAGGACGGCCGCTCCAACGGCCTCATGGCACCCAACCCGGCCGCCCAGGAGGCCCTCGTCCGCGAGGTGTGGGCCGCCGCCGGACTCGACCCGGCCGACGCCGGCTACGTGGAGGCCCACGGCACCGGCACGCCCCTCGGCGACCCCATCGAGGCCTCCGCCCTCGGCGCGGCACTCGGGCGCGCACGGCCCGCCGGTTCGCGCCTGCCCGTCGGGTCGGTCAAGTCCAACCTGGGTCACCTGGAGGGCGCCGCGGGAATCGCCGGCCTCGCCAAGGCCGCACTGGCCCTGCACCACGGGCTCATCCCCGCGACCCTGCACCACGCCGCCCCCAACCCCCGCATCCCGCTCGACGACCTGGGCCTGACCGTGGTGGACCGCCCGACGCCCTGGCCCCGCGGCGACCGCCCCCGCGCCGCGGGCGTCAGCTCCTTCGGCTTCGGCGGCACCAACGCCCATGCGGTGCTGCTGGAAGCCCCGCCCGATCGCCGATGA
- a CDS encoding (2,3-dihydroxybenzoyl)adenylate synthase, giving the protein MGRDVVRWPAEAMERYRKAGYWQGRPLGDFLARHAADTGGTTALVSGDDRLTYAELDARAAQLAAGLADLGIASGDRVVVQLPNVPDFFVLLFACLRIGAVPVLGLPAYRRSEAVHLCGHSGAVAFVVPDTDPASGFDYRRLADEVREQVPGLRHVLVAGEPGPYLSLADVEKAGAGLDAPDGSAVDPRDPAVLLVSGGTTGLPKLIPRTHDDYAYNVRASAELCGVDRDTVYLAALPVAHNFALACPGTLGTLYAGGTVVLSPSPDPDTVFPLVERHRVTLTAVVPPLAALWSQAAEWAPEDLSSLALLQVGGARLGPESARQVTASLGCELQQVFGMAEGLLSMTRPGDDPERVATTQGRPMSPDDEVRVVDADGRDVPSGEIGELLARGPYTLRGYYRAEEYNRTAFTDDGFYRTGDLVRVLPGGDLVVEGRRKDLVNRGGDKVSADELEGHLRAHPAVLDAAVVPVPDEYLGERTCAWIVLREGRTELGDPGLDAFLDERGLAPYKKPDLVRFVDALPVTAVGKVDKRALATRATN; this is encoded by the coding sequence ATGGGTCGGGACGTGGTTCGGTGGCCTGCCGAGGCCATGGAGCGGTACCGGAAGGCCGGCTACTGGCAGGGCCGCCCGCTGGGCGACTTCCTCGCCCGGCACGCCGCGGACACCGGCGGGACCACCGCCCTGGTCTCCGGCGACGACCGGCTGACGTACGCCGAACTGGACGCGCGGGCGGCCCAGTTGGCCGCCGGGCTCGCGGACCTGGGCATCGCCTCCGGGGACCGGGTCGTCGTCCAGCTGCCGAACGTGCCGGACTTCTTCGTCCTGCTCTTCGCCTGTCTGCGGATCGGCGCCGTCCCGGTGCTCGGCCTGCCCGCGTACCGGCGCAGCGAGGCCGTCCACCTGTGCGGCCACAGCGGCGCCGTCGCCTTCGTCGTGCCCGACACCGACCCGGCCTCCGGCTTCGACTACCGCCGCCTCGCCGACGAGGTGCGGGAGCAGGTGCCGGGGCTGCGCCACGTCCTGGTGGCCGGCGAGCCCGGCCCGTACCTCTCGCTCGCCGACGTCGAGAAGGCCGGCGCGGGCCTCGACGCCCCGGACGGCTCCGCCGTCGACCCGCGGGACCCGGCGGTCCTGCTGGTGTCGGGCGGCACCACGGGCCTGCCCAAGCTGATCCCGCGCACCCACGACGACTACGCCTACAACGTCCGGGCCAGCGCCGAGCTGTGCGGCGTCGACCGCGACACGGTCTACCTCGCCGCGCTGCCCGTCGCGCACAACTTCGCGCTGGCCTGCCCCGGCACGCTGGGCACCCTGTACGCGGGCGGCACGGTCGTACTGAGCCCGTCCCCCGACCCGGACACCGTGTTCCCGCTGGTGGAACGGCACCGGGTGACGCTGACCGCGGTGGTGCCGCCGCTGGCCGCGCTCTGGTCGCAGGCCGCGGAGTGGGCACCCGAGGACCTGAGCAGCCTCGCCCTGCTCCAGGTCGGCGGCGCCCGCCTCGGCCCGGAGTCGGCCCGACAGGTGACGGCCTCCCTCGGCTGCGAGCTGCAGCAGGTGTTCGGCATGGCGGAGGGCCTGCTCAGCATGACCCGGCCCGGCGACGACCCCGAGCGCGTGGCCACCACGCAGGGGCGGCCGATGAGCCCCGACGACGAGGTCCGCGTCGTCGACGCCGACGGGCGGGACGTGCCGTCCGGCGAGATCGGCGAGCTGCTGGCCCGCGGCCCGTACACGCTGCGCGGCTACTACCGGGCCGAGGAGTACAACCGGACCGCGTTCACCGACGACGGCTTCTACCGGACCGGCGACCTCGTGCGGGTCCTGCCCGGCGGGGACCTCGTCGTGGAGGGGCGCCGCAAGGACCTCGTCAACCGGGGCGGCGACAAGGTGTCGGCGGACGAGCTGGAGGGCCACCTGCGGGCGCATCCGGCCGTGCTGGACGCGGCCGTGGTACCCGTGCCGGACGAGTACCTGGGCGAGCGCACCTGCGCCTGGATCGTGCTGCGCGAGGGGCGCACGGAGCTGGGCGATCCGGGGCTCGACGCCTTCCTGGACGAACGCGGCCTCGCCCCGTACAAGAAGCCGGACCTGGTCCGCTTCGTGGACGCCTTGCCGGTGACGGCGGTCGGCAAGGTCGACAAACGCGCCTTGGCCACCCGCGCCACCAACTGA
- a CDS encoding thioesterase II family protein gives MGTYGLRSWLHVPRPRHRPALRLVCFPPAGGTARFFAAWGEELPDSVELAAVQYPGREDRAGEPPARHVDELARPVAGALTALAEADKDVPLVLFGHGLGAAAAFETARLLHVTPYAAPRALFVSAHPAPTEPRHRDPLARLDDTPVPPGDPTVPPATAHADLRLATGYRYRPGPPLDCPVTALVGTRDPRVTARLADGWRSCTTGPFTLRAMPGDHFYLVPRRAELVAFLLTSLGARDGRTT, from the coding sequence TTGGGAACGTACGGGCTGCGGTCCTGGCTGCACGTCCCGCGGCCGCGGCACCGGCCGGCGCTGCGCCTGGTGTGCTTCCCGCCCGCCGGCGGCACCGCGCGCTTCTTCGCCGCCTGGGGCGAGGAGTTACCCGACTCCGTCGAGCTGGCCGCCGTCCAGTACCCCGGCCGCGAGGACCGGGCGGGGGAACCCCCGGCCCGCCACGTCGACGAGCTGGCACGGCCGGTCGCCGGCGCCCTGACCGCGCTCGCCGAGGCCGACAAGGACGTCCCGCTCGTCCTGTTCGGCCACGGCCTGGGCGCGGCCGCCGCCTTCGAGACGGCCCGGCTGCTCCACGTCACCCCGTACGCCGCCCCGCGCGCCCTCTTCGTCTCGGCCCACCCCGCGCCGACGGAGCCCCGGCACCGCGACCCGCTCGCCCGGCTGGACGACACCCCCGTCCCGCCCGGCGACCCCACCGTGCCACCGGCCACCGCCCACGCCGACCTGCGGCTCGCCACCGGCTACCGCTACCGGCCGGGCCCGCCCCTGGACTGTCCCGTCACCGCGCTCGTCGGCACCCGCGACCCCCGGGTCACCGCCCGGCTCGCCGACGGCTGGCGCTCCTGCACCACCGGCCCGTTCACCCTGCGCGCCATGCCGGGCGACCACTTCTACCTCGTACCGCGCCGCGCGGAACTCGTGGCCTTCCTGCTCACCAGCCTCGGCGCACGCGACGGTCGGACGACGTGA
- a CDS encoding DHA2 family efflux MFS transporter permease subunit encodes MPSAPSPSPTPASTPAAATAAPPGGKGHPLRWPILAVLCLSLLIVGLDVTVLNVALPTLVDELGATTSELQWLVDIYSLMAAGLMLFAGSLADRFGRKPVFLAGLVLFTGASAVAAFSQSTELLMTARGVMGVGEALIMPATLSIIGAVFTDPAERMKAIGLWSAMIGVGLAMGPLVGGWLLGEFWWGSVFLINVPIGILALLVAVRIVPNSRATVARRLDLAGAVLSVLGVGTLLWAIIEGPVEGWTSLPVLAGFGIAAVLLAAFLVRERTAAEPMLPLGIFAHRRLAIGNILVFLGLLSLLGALFVLVQYLQFVLGYDAGETGLRIAPTALVILVAAPLASFLGQHVGTRWLAAVGLAFAVASLLLLATTSDGDGYGRVLAAMLCLGFGAGFIIGPTSDAIVGSLPEDDLGVGSATNSAAVQLGSALGVAVLGSLLSGTYRDELESSAAGAALPPSALDAAGDSVGAALGIATQLTQQGGHALAEAARSAYVSGMAPSMYTGAAVAAAGILVALFLFPKGRTTDAAAEASAEPLKSVPAQSGRAAGRS; translated from the coding sequence GTGCCTTCCGCACCATCCCCGTCCCCGACCCCGGCCTCCACCCCCGCCGCGGCCACCGCCGCGCCGCCGGGCGGCAAGGGCCACCCGCTGCGCTGGCCGATCCTGGCGGTGCTCTGCCTGAGCCTGCTGATCGTCGGCCTCGACGTCACCGTCCTGAACGTGGCCCTGCCCACGCTGGTCGACGAACTGGGCGCCACCACCAGCGAGTTGCAGTGGCTGGTGGACATCTACAGCCTCATGGCGGCCGGCCTGATGCTCTTCGCGGGCAGCCTCGCCGACCGCTTCGGCCGCAAGCCCGTCTTCCTCGCCGGCCTGGTGCTCTTCACCGGCGCGTCGGCCGTGGCCGCGTTCTCGCAGTCCACCGAGCTGCTGATGACCGCCCGCGGCGTCATGGGCGTCGGCGAGGCGCTGATCATGCCGGCGACGCTCTCCATCATCGGCGCGGTCTTCACCGACCCCGCCGAGCGGATGAAGGCCATCGGCCTGTGGTCCGCGATGATCGGCGTCGGCCTGGCCATGGGCCCGCTGGTCGGCGGCTGGCTCCTCGGCGAGTTCTGGTGGGGCTCCGTCTTCCTCATCAACGTCCCCATCGGCATCCTCGCCCTGCTGGTCGCCGTGCGGATCGTGCCCAACTCGCGGGCCACCGTGGCCCGGAGGCTCGACCTGGCCGGCGCGGTCCTGTCGGTCCTCGGTGTCGGCACGCTGCTGTGGGCGATCATCGAGGGCCCCGTCGAGGGCTGGACCAGCCTGCCGGTCCTCGCCGGCTTCGGCATCGCCGCGGTCCTGCTCGCCGCGTTCCTCGTCCGCGAGCGCACCGCCGCCGAACCCATGCTGCCGCTCGGCATCTTCGCCCACCGGCGCCTCGCCATCGGCAACATCCTGGTCTTCCTCGGCCTGCTGTCCCTCCTCGGCGCCCTGTTCGTCCTCGTCCAGTACCTGCAGTTCGTCCTCGGCTACGACGCCGGCGAGACCGGCCTGCGCATCGCGCCGACCGCGCTCGTCATCCTGGTCGCCGCGCCGCTCGCCTCGTTCCTCGGCCAGCACGTCGGCACCCGCTGGCTGGCCGCCGTGGGCCTGGCGTTCGCCGTGGCCTCACTGCTGCTGCTCGCCACCACGAGCGACGGCGACGGCTACGGACGGGTCCTGGCCGCCATGCTGTGCCTGGGCTTCGGCGCCGGCTTCATCATCGGCCCGACCAGCGACGCCATCGTCGGCTCCCTCCCCGAGGACGACCTCGGCGTCGGCTCCGCAACCAACAGCGCCGCCGTGCAGCTCGGTTCCGCCCTCGGCGTCGCCGTGCTCGGCAGCCTGCTGTCCGGCACGTACCGCGACGAGCTGGAGAGCAGCGCCGCCGGTGCCGCCCTGCCGCCGAGCGCGCTCGACGCGGCCGGCGACTCCGTGGGCGCGGCCCTCGGCATCGCCACCCAGCTCACCCAGCAGGGCGGCCACGCCCTCGCCGAGGCCGCGCGCTCCGCGTACGTCTCCGGCATGGCACCGTCCATGTACACCGGCGCCGCGGTGGCGGCCGCGGGCATCCTCGTCGCGCTGTTCCTGTTCCCCAAGGGCAGGACGACCGACGCGGCGGCCGAGGCCTCCGCCGAGCCGCTCAAGAGCGTTCCGGCCCAGTCCGGCAGGGCCGCCGGCCGCAGCTGA
- a CDS encoding nuclear transport factor 2 family protein, with product MHRHEALIRDCLAAVSAGDADGWLACYAPDAVSEDVPLNSVWKGRESLEAGVRGWLTAIPDTRMEIRSVTADDRTGTCEWTMTGTLRGGGIDGLPEQIAALARGKAFTMRGVTVYRFSPDGRIQEESLYWDLTGVLGQLGVLPPL from the coding sequence ATGCACCGACATGAAGCCCTGATACGCGACTGCCTCGCCGCCGTCAGCGCCGGCGACGCCGACGGCTGGCTCGCCTGCTACGCCCCGGACGCCGTGTCCGAGGACGTACCCCTCAACTCCGTCTGGAAGGGCCGCGAAAGCCTGGAGGCCGGGGTCCGCGGCTGGCTGACCGCCATCCCCGACACCCGTATGGAGATCCGCTCCGTCACCGCCGACGACCGCACCGGTACGTGCGAGTGGACGATGACCGGCACGCTGCGGGGCGGCGGCATCGACGGCCTGCCCGAGCAGATCGCCGCGCTCGCGCGGGGCAAGGCGTTCACGATGCGCGGCGTGACCGTGTACCGCTTCTCGCCGGACGGCCGCATCCAGGAGGAGTCCCTGTACTGGGACCTGACCGGCGTCCTCGGCCAGCTGGGCGTACTGCCCCCGCTCTGA
- a CDS encoding class I SAM-dependent methyltransferase translates to MTTTDTGTTGRRPTAPEDANARLESRAGKFFARYYDAMTQRAEEKWGRPLRTLMLSELTGRVLEIGAGTGANLPYYAKADSLVAVEPASEMRARLVERAADADLDLDVEVVDAWAERLPLPDDTFDTVVCTLVLCTVADLPAALAEIRRVLKPGGQLIFFEHVRSPGVVGLCQDVLAPLWRRVAGGCNANRRLLSLLRDAGYGVRVEQIVRPWPRYPTNTPYVRGTAVPLPPTGANT, encoded by the coding sequence GTGACCACCACCGACACCGGCACGACCGGCCGACGCCCGACCGCCCCCGAAGACGCCAACGCGCGACTGGAGAGCCGGGCCGGCAAGTTCTTCGCCCGCTACTACGACGCGATGACCCAGCGCGCCGAGGAGAAGTGGGGCCGCCCCCTGCGCACCCTCATGCTGAGCGAACTGACGGGCCGCGTCCTGGAGATCGGCGCCGGCACCGGGGCCAACCTCCCCTACTACGCCAAGGCCGACTCGCTCGTCGCCGTCGAACCCGCCAGCGAGATGCGCGCCCGGCTCGTCGAGCGCGCCGCCGACGCGGACCTCGACCTCGACGTGGAGGTCGTCGACGCCTGGGCGGAGCGGCTGCCGCTGCCCGACGACACCTTCGACACCGTCGTCTGCACGCTCGTCCTGTGCACGGTCGCCGACCTGCCGGCCGCGCTGGCCGAGATCCGGCGCGTCCTCAAGCCCGGCGGGCAGCTGATCTTCTTCGAGCACGTCCGGTCGCCCGGCGTCGTCGGACTGTGCCAGGACGTCCTGGCCCCGCTGTGGCGCCGCGTCGCCGGCGGCTGCAACGCCAACCGGCGGCTGCTGTCCCTGCTGCGCGACGCCGGCTACGGCGTGCGGGTCGAGCAGATCGTGCGGCCCTGGCCCCGTTACCCCACCAACACCCCGTACGTGCGCGGCACCGCCGTCCCCCTGCCCCCGACGGGAGCGAACACATGA
- a CDS encoding salicylate synthase, with protein sequence MSATTVSPGITRVPFSGTPAQAATRLAGAGPHEQYVVYERDGAWWYAGGARASLVVDRATLTLDVDGEVTRTPWRDDPLEAVHRALASLPYPDWHAYGWATFELSYALAGDAADLDEAPLLHLVVPRTEVRLSPEGAEVRADGEDAHAVRALLAAPATELPSAQPLHVDLREPVDGAYARSVARAVAAIGDGDLQKVILSRTVPVGTELDLPATYLAGRSANSPARSFLLNLGGMEAVGFSPETVVEVAPDGRVSTQPLAGTRALNGDRAEDAARRAELLTDAKEIYEHAISVQVAWDEMTTVCREGSVRAEEFMSIKERGSVQHIASRVSGELRSPDGGPWAALGAVFPAVTASGVPKDAAYRTIRRLEGGPRGLYSGAVLAVGSDGSLDAALVLRTVFRQGGRTWLRAGAGIVGQSSPEREFEETCEKLRSISRTLVPARTLPAHSPATPE encoded by the coding sequence ATGTCCGCCACCACCGTGTCGCCCGGGATCACCCGCGTCCCGTTCTCCGGCACTCCCGCGCAGGCCGCCACCCGGCTGGCCGGGGCCGGACCGCACGAGCAGTACGTGGTGTACGAGCGGGACGGCGCCTGGTGGTACGCCGGCGGGGCGCGCGCCTCGCTGGTGGTCGACCGGGCGACGCTCACCCTGGACGTCGACGGCGAGGTGACCCGCACACCCTGGCGGGACGACCCGCTGGAGGCGGTCCACCGGGCCCTGGCCTCCCTCCCGTACCCGGACTGGCACGCCTACGGCTGGGCCACCTTCGAGCTGTCGTACGCGCTGGCCGGCGACGCGGCCGACCTGGACGAGGCCCCGCTGCTCCACCTGGTGGTGCCCCGCACGGAGGTGCGGCTGTCTCCGGAGGGCGCCGAGGTCCGCGCCGACGGCGAGGACGCCCACGCCGTACGGGCCCTGCTCGCCGCGCCGGCCACGGAGCTCCCGTCCGCCCAGCCCCTGCACGTCGACCTCCGCGAGCCCGTGGACGGCGCCTACGCGCGTTCCGTCGCCCGCGCCGTCGCCGCGATCGGCGACGGCGACCTCCAGAAGGTCATCCTGTCCCGCACCGTCCCGGTCGGGACCGAACTGGACCTGCCCGCCACCTACCTGGCCGGCCGCTCCGCCAACTCCCCCGCGCGTTCGTTCCTGCTGAACCTCGGCGGCATGGAGGCGGTCGGCTTCAGCCCCGAGACCGTGGTGGAGGTGGCGCCCGACGGGAGGGTGTCGACCCAGCCGCTCGCCGGGACGCGCGCCCTGAACGGCGACCGCGCCGAGGACGCGGCGCGCCGGGCGGAGCTGCTGACGGACGCCAAGGAGATCTACGAGCACGCGATCTCCGTGCAGGTCGCGTGGGACGAGATGACGACGGTCTGCCGGGAGGGCTCGGTACGGGCCGAGGAGTTCATGAGCATCAAGGAGCGTGGCAGCGTCCAGCACATCGCCTCCCGCGTGAGCGGTGAGCTGCGCTCCCCGGACGGGGGGCCGTGGGCGGCGCTGGGCGCGGTGTTCCCGGCGGTCACCGCGTCGGGTGTGCCGAAGGACGCCGCGTACCGGACGATCCGGCGCCTGGAGGGCGGCCCGCGCGGCCTGTACAGCGGCGCGGTGCTGGCCGTGGGCAGCGACGGGTCCCTGGACGCGGCGCTCGTGCTGCGCACCGTGTTCCGGCAGGGCGGCAGGACGTGGCTGCGGGCGGGCGCGGGGATCGTCGGACAGTCCTCGCCGGAGCGGGAGTTCGAGGAGACCTGCGAGAAGCTGCGCAGCATCTCGCGCACGCTGGTCCCGGCCCGCACCCTTCCGGCCCACAGCCCGGCGACCCCGGAATAA
- a CDS encoding TetR/AcrR family transcriptional regulator, whose amino-acid sequence MSTPSSKARRTAPGRDEPRRRADAERSIAAILAAALDCFARDPQVSMTAVAAAAGVSRVTLYAHFPSREALLDSVLAHSVERADTVLQSQHLDEGPADEAFSRLVRSSWRILERHAFLLSAAEGVIAPARLRGHHEKVLGRVERTLQRGQQEGVFRTDLPMGWLVTTFYSLLHAAAAEADARHLKAKSVPDILDRTLSSILRSTDAPT is encoded by the coding sequence ATGTCCACGCCCTCATCGAAGGCCCGCCGCACCGCCCCGGGCCGGGACGAGCCCCGCCGCCGCGCCGACGCGGAGCGCAGCATCGCCGCCATCCTGGCCGCCGCCCTCGACTGCTTCGCCCGCGACCCGCAGGTCAGCATGACCGCCGTGGCCGCCGCGGCGGGCGTCAGCCGCGTCACCCTCTACGCGCACTTCCCGTCCCGCGAGGCCCTGCTCGACTCCGTGCTCGCCCACTCCGTCGAGCGGGCCGACACCGTGCTGCAGAGCCAGCACCTCGACGAGGGCCCCGCCGACGAGGCGTTCTCCCGTCTCGTACGGTCCAGTTGGCGCATCCTGGAGCGCCACGCGTTCCTGCTGTCCGCCGCCGAGGGCGTCATCGCCCCGGCCCGCCTGCGCGGCCACCACGAGAAGGTCCTCGGCCGTGTGGAGCGCACCCTGCAGCGCGGCCAGCAGGAAGGCGTGTTCCGCACCGACCTGCCCATGGGCTGGCTCGTCACCACCTTCTACAGCCTGCTCCACGCGGCGGCCGCCGAGGCCGACGCCCGGCACCTCAAGGCGAAGAGCGTTCCCGACATCCTCGACCGGACCCTGTCCTCGATCCTGCGGAGCACCGATGCACCGACATGA